A genomic region of Oenanthe melanoleuca isolate GR-GAL-2019-014 chromosome 25, OMel1.0, whole genome shotgun sequence contains the following coding sequences:
- the LOC130263215 gene encoding LOW QUALITY PROTEIN: Fc receptor-like protein 4 (The sequence of the model RefSeq protein was modified relative to this genomic sequence to represent the inferred CDS: deleted 2 bases in 1 codon): MARDTGMAGKVALLLWAQTLGLAGAQSTQLLVEPPWTPAVLWDRVTLTCQGSGTAAATTWYKDGRRWWKERRHSFTVTESGTYKCHRPGTRISSPMMVSNEPLVLQAPARALLERDTVTLRCRGRQDSSVTKVGFYKDERDLGESLGGTELSLSPLQLHKSGHYRCGGWVASGMSLSAPVTVTVNELFTVPVLEGPPELTEGSPLNLSCLSTPSPLRPPAPLLYRFYRDGQSVGGPQGSPQLLVPAVGVSHSGNYSCEVRSEGGAVRKSSARLGVTVRSECGMGTGSPHSSPRSPIPALRAALLSQLSPWVPASPLLVPASLIRSPQPLPECNCVYLRFLHCQ; encoded by the exons atggccagggacactgggatggccGGGAAGGTGGcgctgctcctgtggg cccagaccctCGGCCTCGCTG gtgcccagagcacccagctcctggtggagcCCCCCTGGACGCCGGCGGTGCTGTGGGACCGGGTGACACTGACCTGCCAGGGCTCGGGGACCGCCGCTGCCACCACCTGGTACAAGGACGGGCGGCGCTGGTGGAAGGAGCGACGACACAGCTTCACTGTCACCGAGAGTGGCACCTACAAGTGTCACAGACCCGGGACCAGGATCAGCTCCCCCATGATGGTGTCAAATG agccGCTGGTGCTCCAAGCGCCAGCACGGGCACTGCTGGAGagggacacggtgacactgcGCTGCCGGGGCCGGCAGGACAGCTCTGTCACCAAGGTGGGATTTTACAAGGACGAGCGGGATCTAGGGGAGTCCCTCGGGGGCACCGAGCTGTCCctgtctcctctgcagctgcacaaaaGCGGCCACTACCGCTGCGGGGGCTGGGTGGCCTCAGGAATGTCACTTTCCGCGccggtgacagtgacagtcaATG agctcttcaCGGTGCCGGTGCTGGAGGGTCCCCCCGAGCTCACCGAGGGGTCCCCCCTCaatctcagctgcctcagcacccccagccccctgcggcccccagcccccctcctGTACCGCTTCTACCGGGACGGGCAGTCGGTGGGGGGA CCGCAGGGGTCCCCGCAGCTCCTGGTGCCCGCCGTGGGGGTCTCCCACTCGGGGAATTACAGCTGCGAGGTGCGCTCCGAGGGGGGGGCCGTGCGGaagagcagcgcccggctcggCGTCACGGTGCGCAGTGAGTGCGGGATGGGCACGGGGAGcccccacagctctcccaggtctcccatccctgctctgcgTGCTGccctgctttcccagctctctccctggGTCCCTGCATCGCCTCTCCTGGTGCCTGCATCCCTCATCAGGTCCCCTCAGCCCCTTCCTGAGTGCAACTGTGTCTATCTGAGGTTCCTGCATTGTCAATAG
- the LOC130262690 gene encoding LOW QUALITY PROTEIN: Fc receptor-like protein 5 (The sequence of the model RefSeq protein was modified relative to this genomic sequence to represent the inferred CDS: inserted 2 bases in 2 codons; deleted 4 bases in 3 codons) encodes MAGKVALLLWVWGQTTPGPPGAAVSTRPPPPSPVPSPFQPRPSASLSTQLLVEPPWTPAVLWDRVTLTCQGSGTAGATTWYKGGLRWWQEGHDSFSVTENGTYQCERPGSGISSPVVVSNEPLVLQVAGAARALLEGDTVTLRCRGRQDSPVTKVRFYKDEWDLGESLGGTELSLFPLELHNSGGYRCGGLVASGMPLSAPVTVTVHELKPVLVLEGPPELTEGXPLNLSCLSTPSPLRPPAPLLYRFYRDGQSVGGPQGSPQLLVPAVGVSHSGNYSCEVRSEGGAVRKSRARLGVTVRSECGMGTGSPRSPPRSPNPAQPSACCPAFPALSLGPPIALPGACIRPRSSSLSAPLLPVANATITPGPPALQVCPGDPVTLRCSVQVGSAPVTFTWLHDGHEVARGPLLELGAIDVGHSGTYQCVATNQLGQDGHRVFWALSPELALEVTPQGTSGHHWSTVAVNVGRTLLYLLLLLAVIGGCRWWHHQAFRKPQDRNPPEEGEVLDPHIVGTETARLPMAGKVALLLWAQTLGLAGAQSTQLLVEPPWTPVVLWDRVTLTCQGLGTTGATTWYKDRRRWWQEQRHSFTVTESGTYTCGGPGTGRSSPVTVSDDWLVLQVPARALLEGDTVTLRCRGRQNNSVTXVSYRDRQELGALHNGIELSLSPLQLHHSGHYHCRGWVKYWGWWEQSAAVPVPVQVPVANATITPGPPALQVCPGDPVTLRCSVQVGSAPVTFTWLLDGHEVARGPLLELGAIDVGHLGTYQCVATNQLGQDGLRVFQALSPELALEVTPQGTTGHHWSTAVATGLGGSLLFLVLLVGGAVGLYQWNSMTARKQQERPPPRGGGGAVHPRREHQADGSVPLCHHTPGSPGFPTLPGRWTRVGHPMWGCPELPVPVLPVVPVPPGAPHSLLLGHGTRPLSH; translated from the exons ATGGCCGGGAAGGTGGcgctgctcctgtggg TTTGGGGACAGACCACACCAGGccccccaggtgctgctgtctcCACTCGGCcacccccacccagccctgtcccttctcccttccagcccagaccctCGGCCTCGCTG agcacccagctcctggtggag CCCCCCTGGACGCCGGCGGTGCTGTGGGACCGGGTGACACTGACCTGCCAGGGCTCGGGGACCGCCGGTGCCACCACCTGGTACAAGGGTGGGCTGCGCTGGTGGCAGGAGGGACATGACAGCTTCAGTGTCACCGAGAACGGCACCTACCAGTGTGAGAGACCCGGCAGTGGGATCAGCTCCCCCGTTGTGGTGTCAAATG agccgctggtgctgcaggtg gcaggtgcagcacgggcactgctggagggggacacggtgacactgcGCTGCCGGGGCAGGCAGGACAGCCCTGTCACCAAGGTGCGATTTTACAAGGACGAGTGGGATCTGGGGGAGTCCCTCGGGGGCACCGAGCTGTCCCTCttccccctggagctgcacaacAGCGGCGGATACCGCTGCGGGGGCTTGGTGGCCTCAGGAATGCCACTGTCAGCACCGGTGACAGTAACAGTGCACG AGCTCAAGCCTGTCTTGGTGCTGGAGGGTCCCCCCGAGCTCACCGAGG TCCCCCTCaatctcagctgcctcagcacccccagccccctgcggcccccagcccctctcctgtaCCGCTTCTACCGGGACGGGCAGTCGGTG GGGGGCCCGCAGGGGTCCCCGCAGCTCCTGGTGCCCGCCGTGGGGGTCTCCCACTCGGGGAATTACAGCTGCGAGGTGCGCTCCGAGGGGGGGGCCGTGCGGAAGAGCAGGGCCCGGCTCGGCGTCACGGTGCGCAGTGAGTGCGGGATGGGCACGGGGAGCCCCCGCAGCCCTCCCAGGTCTCCCAACCCTGCTCAACCTTCTGCGTGCTgccctgcttttccagctctctccctgGGACCTCCCATCGCCTTGCCTGGTGCCTGCATCCGTCCCAGGTCTTCTTCTCTGAGTGCCCCTCTCC tgcCCGTGGCCAATGCCACCATCACCCCCGGTCccccagcactccaggtgtgcccaggtgacccCGTGACCCTGCGCTGCTCGGTGcaggtgggctcagcccctgtcaCCTTCACCTGGCTGCATGATGGGCACGAGGTGGCCCGGGGTCCCCTCCTGGAGCTTGGGGCCATCGATGTGGGACATTCGGGCACCTACCAGTGCGTGGCCACcaaccagctgggacaggacgGGCACCGCGTGTTCTGGgcactcagcccagagctggccctggaggTGACACCACAGGGAACCAGTGGACACCACTGGAGCACAG tGGCTGTGAATGTTGGCAGGACCCTCCTGtacctgctcctgctcctggctgtcaTCGGGGGCTGTCGCTGGTGGCACCACCAGG CTTTCAGGAAGCCCCAGGACAG GAATCCCCCGGAGGAGGGGGAAGTGTTGGACCCCCACATCGTGGGCACTGAGACGGCAAGGT TGCCCATGGCCGGGAAGGTGGcgctgctcctgtggg cccagaccctCGGCCTCGCTG gtgcccagagcacccagctcctggtggagcCCCCCTGGACGCCGGTGGTGCTGTGGGACCGGGTGACACTGACCTGCCAGGGGTTGGGGACCACCGGTGCCACCACCTGGTACAAGGACAGGCGGCGCTGGTGGCAGGAGCAACGACACAGCTTCACTGTCACTGAGAGTGGCACCTACACATGTGGCGGACCTGGCACAGGGCGCAGCTCCCCCGTGACAGTCTCAGATG actggctggtgctgcaggttcCGGCGCGGGCGCTGCTGGagggggacacggtgacactgcGCTGCCGGGGCCGGCAGAACAATTCGGTCA AGGTGTCCTACCGTGACAGACAAGAACTGGGGGCGCTCCACAATGGGATTGaactgtcactgtcccctctACAGCTGCACCACAGCGGCCACTAtcactgcaggggctgggtgAAATACTGGGGGTGGTGGGAGCAGTCAGCGGcggtgccagtgccagtgcaaG tgcCCGTGGCCAATGCCACCATCACCCCCGGTCCCCCGGCtctccaggtgtgcccaggtgacccCGTGACCCTGCGCTGCTCGGTGcaggtgggctcagcccctgtcaCCTTCACCTGGCTGCTCGATGGGCACGAGGTGGCTCGGGGTCCCCTCCTGGAGCTTGGGGCCATCGATGTGGGACATTTGGGCACCTACCAGTGCGTGGCCACcaaccagctgggacaggacgGGCTCCGCGTGTTCCAGgcactcagcccagagctggccctggaggTGACACCACAGGGAACCACTGGACACCACTGGAGCACAG cagtggcCACAGGCCTTGGTGGATCCCTCCTCTTCCTGGTCCTGCTCGTGGGTGGAGCTGTGGGCTTGTACCAGTGGAACAGCATGA ctgccaggaagcagcaggaaag GCCCCCCCCCAGAGGAGGGGGAGGTGCTGTACACCCACGTCGTGAGCACCAAGCAGATGGGAG tgtccccctgtgccaccacaCTCCAGGATCCCCAG GGTTCCCCACCCTGCCCGGGAGATGGACACGAGTGGGGCATCCCATGTGGGGCTGTCCAGAGCTCCCCgttccagtgctcccagttgTCCCAGTACCTCCAGGGGCTCCGCATTCCCTCCTCCTGGGACACGGCACAAGACCTTTGTCCCACTGA